In the genome of Malania oleifera isolate guangnan ecotype guangnan chromosome 5, ASM2987363v1, whole genome shotgun sequence, the window GGACTATTTGAGTTCAAATACTTCAAGTCAGCATTTTGTTATCCAGTGATTAAAAATACACCTACCAATCTCAAGGTTTCTGCAAAATTTTCCAATTATTGTCTGAATATTCATAAATTGGATGGCCACTTTTCCCTATTTTCTAGTTGATATCTATTGTGGGTGCtgatatatatattactattgcAGTATACATTCAATGTTGCACTTCTTTCCATATTCGGAAGGGACGAAATTCTGTACAGAGAAGATCTCAAACGTTGCTACTACATTCTTGAAAAGGGTTACAATTCAATGCCCATCAACCTTCCCGGGACACTCTTCCACAAATCCATGAAGGCAAGGAAGGAGCTGGCTCAGATCTTGGCCAAGGTCCTCTCAACCAGGAGGCAAATGAAGCTCAATAACAATGACTTGCTTGGATCTTTCATGGGTGACAAAGAAGGCCTCACCGACGAACAAATCGCAGATAACATCATTGGTGTCATCTTCGCCGCCCGCGACACCACAGCGAGCGTTTTGACGTGGATTCTTAAGTACCTTGCAGAAAACCCAAGTGTCCTAGAAGCTGTCACTGTAAGAAATCCACTCCCTACCCCCTAaaactctttctttttctttggaaaaaaaaaaatgaaactccTCTAGATACAAAACAGATAGAGATGGATAGTTTTTATAGTTCTTAGAGGCAAGAACAGCATCAGTTCTTGAGTTCATTCTTCCAAGTGACTTACCACTGTGTGCTTGGGACCCCACAGGAGGAGCAAGAGTCCATTATGAGAAGCAAAGAGAAGAGAGGTGAGGAGAAAGTCTTGAGCTGGGCAGACACCAGGAACATGCCAATAACCTCTAGGGTGATTCAAGAGACACTCAGAGTTGCTTCAATTCTATCTTTTACTTTCAGAGAAGCTGTGGAAGATGTTGAATTTGATGGTCAGTCATCTATATGACAAAAACCACAGATGCCTTTTTGTCAGAAGATTTATTTTTTcttagttttatgaaaatgattcTTATCCTCATAATTATAACTATGTATATTTCCAATATATCATTTCAGGGTACCTTATACCAAAAGGGTGGAAAGTCTTACCACTGTTCAGAAACATTCACCACAGCCCAGACATCTTTCCAGAGCCTGAAAAGTTTGATCCCTCCAGATTTGAGGTAAATTtcatagaagagagagagagagagagagagattattttgtttggttggtttttttttcctttttcctgatTGACCTTTTCTTTAATTAATCTGTTAATACTGCAACAGGTTGCACCAAAGCCCAATACATTTCTGCCATTTGGCAATGGGACTCATGCCTGTCCTGGGAATGAACTGGCTAAACTGGAGGTTTTGGTGCTTCTCCATCACCTGACTACAAAGTACAGGTACGTAAGGTTCATTCCCAATGAGAGAACTGTTAACTTTTCAGTTTACATGGGGTAGAAAGCCAGTTTCTAAAAAAGGAAAGCATTCATCTCATGAGTCATGACAGCCTTTCTTTGTTTCAAAATGGTGCAGGTGGTCTGTGGTGGGCAAGCAGAGTGGAATTCAGTACAGCCCCTTTGCCCTTCCCCAGAATGGTTTGCCCATCAGATTGTCCCTCAAGACCTAGGGTACCCCAACATGGTCCCTACCTCAAAGTTCTCTCTGGAAATTTTTAAGTTGGAAAAAAATTTAGGAACTTCCTCAGGAAACAAAagggaaaaaagagaaaaaaaaacaaaaacaaaaacaaaaaacaaaaatggcTTTGACAGTCGCAAGCAGTAGGATTTTAGAAGAAGCCCCTCCTTCCTCTTGGGCCAAAGGACACCCAAAAGGGGGGAGCTTTTAAGAAAAACATGCAGAAGGGAAATCAAACGCACAGAAGAGTCTTCAAgtcagaaaacaaaaaaaatttgaaggcAACAATAAAGCAAGTGAATCatgtattttttctttctttttacccCTTTCAAGGCTTGAAAAAGGGGAATTAGTCAGGAGTTGGGAAGCctgttttattttgaattttgaggtGTTCTCATATTTGCTGATAAATACGAAGTGCCgcaaggcaaaaaaaaaaaaaaacattctcaTTATTAGAGAAAGCTAGTCGAACTACATTTTCTTTTACATTCTTATCCAATTGCTAGTAATCAATTACAATATTGTTGAAACAGTTGCGACACAAGAAAAGGAAACATCTATTAAATAAGAACTGTCTCTCTcagcaaaaaaataataataataataataataaatttcccAATGATGGAAAAATGCTGCACCATATTGGCAAATCAATTAAGCAAACATTCTTGTTGATCCAACTTGAATCTAGTTCTAGTATCAATGGACCAGGGCTGGAAATGAGCCAAGCCGCTCATGTGCTACACGGTGCTCAACTCAAGCTCGCTCGAACTTGTTTATTAAGTTAAACGAACTCAACTCGAGCTCAAATTTCGAGTTCATGAATTAAACAAGCCAAACTTGAGTTGGTTCATACTTAACTTGTTAGGCTTACGAGTTGACTTGTTTATTGGCTCGTTTAGTAACCATTGAACTGGTAGGCTCGGCAAAGTTtgagtccttaactaccaaaaatattatttatataacctaactaatcccaagttctgtagaaagtgGGGGAAGTCAGGTATCGATCCACAGGGACTCAAGTGTCGTTATCAACCGTTTCCAATCTAGTTTATTATAACCTTGTGTAGAAAGAGAGTATAAAGGTGGGGTTTTTCTAATAAtctaatgaaagcatgtaaaa includes:
- the LOC131156293 gene encoding abscisic acid 8'-hydroxylase CYP707A2-like, translating into MDFTTMCFSFALLLLSPLLFHSLFKLFASGRRRLPLPPGTLGWPYIGETFQLYSQNPNVLFASKQKRYGSIFKTHILGCPCVMISSPEAAKFVLVTKANLFKPTFPASKERMLGKQAIFFHQGEYHVKLRKLVLRAFMPEAIKNIVSDIESIASKSLQSWEGRMINTFQEMKTYTFNVALLSIFGRDEILYREDLKRCYYILEKGYNSMPINLPGTLFHKSMKARKELAQILAKVLSTRRQMKLNNNDLLGSFMGDKEGLTDEQIADNIIGVIFAARDTTASVLTWILKYLAENPSVLEAVTEEQESIMRSKEKRGEEKVLSWADTRNMPITSRVIQETLRVASILSFTFREAVEDVEFDGYLIPKGWKVLPLFRNIHHSPDIFPEPEKFDPSRFEVAPKPNTFLPFGNGTHACPGNELAKLEVLVLLHHLTTKYRWSVVGKQSGIQYSPFALPQNGLPIRLSLKT